Below is a genomic region from Pseudomonas berkeleyensis.
TTTCCAGGATGACACCATTCAGGCCTTGAACGATGAACTGATCGAGCAGCACAAGCGCATCGAGCGCTTGCAATTGCAGGTAATGGCTCTGGCGCGACGTCAGGAAGAGGCACAGGGGCAAGCGAGTATCGCGATAGACGAAGCACCACCACCGCATTACTGAGTCAAGCCAAAGCGCCAGGAGTGATCTGGGGTCAAGCGATTGGCTGAAGGATTGCGGGATGGCAGGCAACAAAAAGCCCGCGAGAGATCGCGGGCTTTCGTTTTTCGGCGTAATTCAGCGGCGTGAGGGCGCTGCGGCGATGACATCCTCGGCTTGCAGACCCTTGTCGCGCTGCATGACCGAGAACTCCACGCGCTGTCCTTCGATCAGCACGCGGTGACCTTCCCCGCGGATGGCGCGAAAATGCACGAAGATATCTTCGCCTGAATCGCGGGAAATGAAGCCGAAACCCTTGGAGGTGTTGAACCACTTGACCGTACCGGTCTCGCGGTCTTCCTGGCTGCTGGGCTGGCTGGTCTGGGCCGAGCTCGAGCTGCGCACGTCGTTGTGGCCAGCTTGTGGGCGCAGTTGGCTGCTCAACTGCACGGCAATGGCGATGACTGCGATCAGCAAGGTCAGCCATATGGCAGGCTGGCCGCCGATATTGGGCAGAGGGGCGAGCAGAATCAGGCCCTGAACGACGGCTGCGAGAATCAGCAGTGCCGATGCGAGGCCCTGCAGTTGCTGGCGGGTGCCATTCAGGCTGGCGGGTTGTTGTGCAGCAAGCAGCAGGTTGAGCAGGCCGACAAGGGCCAGGTAGATGGCGTCAGGTGTATTGAGCAATGAAGTGGAAAGGCTGGGTACGGCGGATAGCAGCAGGGCGGCGAACCCCGCGACAAGATGGGCAATCTTCAACATCTTCGATGAACTCACTGATTGAATGATGACTCACGGCTTTGCGAGGCGAGCGCGCTTTGTCGTTGACCAGATGGACGGTCATGGCGCGTGCCGGTGTGTTGCGTCGTTGCGCCTCAGGATATGAATGTGGCGCGCGACGTATTTAACAGCAAAGCAGGAGGCTTCTCAAATCAAGCGCTTAGCATGGTTTCGCTGGTGATCGGGTGAACCTGGTTACGCCCGCCACGTTTGGCTTGGTAAAGGGCGTCGTCGGCCCGGGTCAGCAGTGATTCGAAGGTGTCGTCCACTTCGGCCAGGGCGCAGCCGAATGAGGCAGTGATGCTATCCAGTACCTGGTCGGTACGACGAACCTTGACCCTTAGGGCCTGGATCTTGTTGCGCAGTTGCTCGGCGAAATCGAGTACTTCGGCCAGGTTGTGGCAGTCGCGTAGCACGACGCAGAACTCTTCGCCGCCGTAACGCGCGGCGAAGGCGCGCGGCGGGAGCAGGTCGCGCATCAATTGACCAACATGCTGCAGCACGCGATCCCCGAGCGGATGGCCGTACTGGTCGTTGAACTGCTTGAAATGGTCGATATCGAGAATCACCAGGGCGAGCCCCTGGTAGGACTCTTTCAGTGCCTGCTCCAGCAGGCGGGTGAAGGCGTTGCGGTTGAACACGCGCGTCAGGCTATCCAGTGTCGCTGCCAGGTGCGCGCGTTCGAGTTGGCTGCGCAGGTGCTTGATTTCATCTTGGGCGGCGCGCAGGCGGTAGAGGAATTTCTCCTGCTGATCCTGCATCAACTGGGTGCTTTCCTGCAGTTCGTTGAGCACGCTGGGCAGGTCGTCGATGATCGGTTCCTGCAGGGCGCTCAGCCCCTGCGTGAGGCTTTGCTGGTAATTCTTGCTGCCGAGCATGTTGCGTGAGACATCGCCCTCGATGTCGTCGACCAGTTCGATCACCTGCTGTTGGCCTGCGCGTGCCTCTTCCAGTTCGCCGCGGATGATGTAGTCGCGAAACAGCTTGCTGGCGGTTTCAGGGGGGAATACATCGAAATCCTCGACGACCTTGTCCAGGCGACGATTGAGTTCCGGTTCACTGCCTCGGCTGTAGGTGTACCAGAGCGCGTAATGCACCGGGTTGGGCGGGATGTCGTGGCGCATCATCAGTGGTACGGCTTGCTTGAGCAGCGCCGCAGCCTCGCGGGTTTCCTCCGGATACAGTTCGATGATGCTGGGGGGCTTGGCTGGCTGACTCATGTGCTTCGGAAACTCGCTGGCGAATGGCCAGAGCATAGATCAGGCTGGGCGTGCCTGCCTAATGAAAAGGCCCGGATGACCGGGCCTTGAGCGGGATCAGGAGGCGAGCAGGCTGCGTAGCATCCAGGCGGTTTTTTCGTGTACCTGCATGCGCTGGGTCAGCAGGTCGGCGGTGGGCTCATCGCTGACCTTGTCCAGCAGCGGGAAGATACCGCGTGCCGTGCGCACCACGGCTTCCTGGCCTTGAACCAGTTGCTTGATCATGTCCTCGGCGCTGGGGACGCCTTCCTCTTCCTTGATCGACGACAGGCGTGCGTAAGCAGCGTAGGTGCCTGGTGCCGGGAAGCCGAGGGCGCGGATACGTTCGGCAATGGCATCGACGGCCAGTGCCAGCTCGGTGTACTGCCCTTCGAACATCAGGTGCAGGGTGTTGAACATCGGGCCGGTGACGTTCCAGTGGAAATTATGGGTCTTCAGATAGAGCGTGTAGGTATCGGCCAGCAGGCGCGAAAGGCCTTCGGCGATGGCGGCGCGATCCTGTTCGGCGATTCCGATATTGATTTCCATGGTTTTTCTCCTATCAGGTGAGCCAGGGTTTTTATCCCGCAATATTGGCAGAAGCCTAACATGCAGGGAGTCGGGATGATCCTGGCTTGTATCAATGAAAGCGATGTTTAGAAGCTATCAACTGTGCGCGGTTCATTTCCATAAAGAAATTTCACGGGCTGTGAGCGCGTCGGTAGCTTGCTCTAGAGACTGTCGTGATACGGGCCTCGGCCGTGCGCCAGATCCGGATTCTGTTGCAGGGCGCGGTTGAATATTTCGACCCAGTGAGCACTGAACTGCTGGCCGGCCAGGTTGTTGATTTCGAGTATCGCGCGGAGCAGGGGGCGCTTGCTCAGGGTCTGGTGAGCGCGTTCGTGGGTGCGTGCGTCGAAGGTATCGACGATCTGCAGGATGAGTGCGCCAGGGGTGATTTCCAGCTCGCGCAACCCCTTGGGATAGCCGCTACCGTCGACGTTTTCCTGATGCTGCAGGACGATCTCCATGGCGGGTGCCCAGCCTGGCATGCGTTTCAGCAGGTCGCTTGCCAGGCGGGGGTGACCTTGCATCAGGCGTCGCTCATCACGGCTGAGATGAGCTTGCTTGTGTAACAGCTCCAGCGGCAGGAAGGCCATTCCCAGGTCATGCAGGCAAACGGCGGCTGCCAGCTGTTCCGGTTTTTCGACTTGGCCACCCAGGGCGTTGATGCTCAGTGCCAGGTCGAGCAGGCGCAGGTTGCGTCCGCGCCAGTAGCTTGAGCGCTGTTCTGCTGCTTCGGTCAGGGCTGCGAAGAATTGCAGATCCGGGTGTGGAGCGATGCCGTATCGGGCCAGCAGCGCGTCGGTTCGGCTCCCTGTCGGGATTTGAGGGGCTTGCAGATGCGTGTTGGGATCCATCTGCTGCAGCAGTTCGCGGCGAATGTGCCCTTGTTCCGCCGCTGGTGCCACGGCGAGTGCCTGCAGCGCCTGGCACAGTTGTTCGGTCTGCATTGAGCTCGGGAGGGCGTTCGTTCTGCCCAGTGCGCGATCAATCAGTGCGCGCAGGTGATCCAGGCTCAGTAGCAGGATATCGCCGAGCAGGCTGTCGAATTCCAACTGCTCATTGCGAAGTGCTTCGAGCACATCCTCCATGGCTTGCGGTAGGGGCATCAGGGTATTGAGATCGATGTAACCGAGGTTGCCCTTGAGCGTGTGAACCAGGCGGAAGAGTTCGCGCAGGCGCTCGCGGCTCTTCGGTGCGCGCTCCAGTTCGATCAATAATTGTTCGCAACGTGGGAATTGCTCGGCTGCATCCAGGCGGAAGTCCTCCAGTAGATCGCTGGAGAGGTCGGCAGAGCGGGGTGAAGGCATGATGGTTCTCCCTGATGGAGGCTTCTTCATTATAGAAGCCATCCGCCAGGCGGCTGCGTCACGGCGATTTACCCTATATAATCCCGCTCTTTATCGAAGCGCGGCGCGCGGTTGGACACGCGCCGCGGTGTGGCCTCTGCCCGGTGCATTGGGGGCTGCCTGACCAATCCAAGACCTTTAGAGAAGCGAAACACGATCATGATGCGCAGCCACTATTGCGGCCAACTGAACGAGAGCCTGGATGGCCAGGAAATCACCCTTTGCGGCTGGGTACACCGTCGCCGCGACCATGGCGGGGTGATCTTCCTCGATATTCGCGATCGTGAAGGTCTGGCCCAGGTGGTGTTCGACCCGGATCGTGCCGACACCTTTGCCAAAGCCGACCGCGTGCGCAGCGAGTACGTAGTCAAGATCACCGGCAAGGTGCGTCTGCGTCCGGCAGGTGCGGTCAACCCGAACATGGCGTCTGGCGCCATCGAGGTGCTGGGTTACGAGCTGGAAGTACTCAACGAAGCGGAAACCCCACCGTTCCCGCTCAACGAATACACCGATGTCGGCGAAGAAACCCGTCTGCGCTATCGCTTTATCGACCTGCGCCGTCCGGAAATGGCCGAAAAGCTCAAGCTGCGTTCACGCATCACCTCGAGCATCCGCCGCTATCTGGACGACAACGGTTTCCTCGACGTGGAAACGCCGATCCTGACCCGTGCCACCCCGGAAGGCGCGCGTGACTATCTGGTGCCGAGCCGTACCCACGCAGGCAGCTTCTTCGCCCTGCCGCAGTCGCCGCAGTTGTTCAAGCAGCTGTTGATGGTCGCCGGCTTCGACCGCTACTACCAGATCGCCAAGTGTTTCCGTGACGAAGACCTGCGTGCCGACCGTCAGCCGGAATTCACCCAGATCGACATCGAGACCAGCTTCCTCGATGAAAAAGACATCATGGATATCACCGAGACCATGGTGCGCAACCTGTTCAAGGAAGTGCTGGACGTCGAGTTTGGCGAGCTTCCGCACATGACTCTGGCCGAAGCCATGCGTCGTTTCGGTTCCGACAAGCCTGACCTGCGCAACCCGCTGGAGCTGGTGGATGTCGAGGATCAGCTCAAGGACGTCGAGTTCAAGGTCTTCGCCGGTCCAGCCAATGACCCGAAATGCCGCGTCACCGCGCTGCGTGTACCGGGCGGGGCGAGCATGCCGCGTAAGCAGATCGACGATTACACCAAGTTCGTCGGTATCTACGGTGCCAAGGGGCTGGCCTATATCAAGGTCAACGAGCGCGCCGCCGGCGTCGAAGGCTTGCAGTCGCCGATCGTCAAGAACATCCCGCTGGACAACATCAATGTCATCCTCGATCGCGTTGGCGCTGTCGATGGCGACATCGTGTTCTTCGGCGCCGACAAGGCCAAGATCGTCAGCGAAGCCCTGGGTGCGCTGCGCATTAAGCTCGGCCATGACCTGAACCTGCTGACCTGCGAGTGGGCGCCGCTGTGGGTCGTCGACTTCCCGATGTTCGAGGAAAACGACGACGGCAGCCTGACCGCCATGCACCACCCGTTCACCTCGCCCAAGTGCACTCCCGAGGAGCTGGAGGCCAATCCAGCCGCCGCACTGTCGCGTGCCTACGACATGGTGCTCAACGGCACCGAGCTGGGTGGCGGTTCGATCCGTATCCACGACAAGGCCATGCAGCAGACCGTGTTCCGCGTGCTCGGCATCAGTGAAGACGAGCAGCAGGAGAAGTTCGGTTTCCTGCTCGACGCCCTGAAGTACGGTGCGCCGCCCCATGGTGGTCTGGCCTTCGGTCTGGATCGCCTGGTGATGCTGATGACGGGCGCTCAGTCGATCCGTGAAGTGATCGCCTTCCCGAAAACCCAGAGTGCGGCCTGCGTCATGACCCAGGCGCCGGGTGTAGTGGACGGCAAGTCGCTGCGCGAGCTACATATCCGCCTGCGCGAGCAACCCAAGGCCGAATAAGCCTGTAGAAGAAGCCTGGATTTCCAGGCTTCTTCGTTATGGGGCATGCACGACCATGCCCTGGCATTTATCAGTGGAAAAAACGGAGTGAGTTATGGCTGGTCATTCCAAGTGGGCCAACATCAAGCACCGCAAGGGGCGTCAGGACGCCAAGCGGGGCAAGATCTTCACCAAGCTGATTCGTGAGCTGACGGTCGCCGCCAAGCACGGTGGCCCGATCCCGGCGGACAATCCGCGTCTGCGTCTGGCTGTGGACAAGGCGCTGACCAACAACATGTCCCGCGACGTGATCGACCGCGCCATCGCCCGCGGTGCCGGCAACAACGAAGCCGACAATGTCGTCGAGTTCAGCTACGAGGGCTATGCGCCAAGTGGTGTGGCGATCATCGTCGAAGTGATGACCGACAACCGCAACCGTACCGCCGCCGAAGTGCGTCATGCTTTCACCAAGTGTGGTGGCAACCTGGGTACCGACGGCTCGGTCGCCTACATGTTCGAGCGCAAGGGGCAGATCAGCTTCGCTTCCGTGGACGAAGATGCATTGATGGAAGCGGCGCTTGAGGCGGGTGCCGATGACGTGGAAATGGGCGAGGAGGGCGCTGCCCTGGTGTCGACCAGCTTCACCGAGTTCCACGCGGTGATCGAGGCTTTGGCTGCGGCCGGCTTCAAGAGCGATGAGGCTGAGATCGCCATGATTCCGTCGATCAGTGCGCCGATCACCGATCTGGAAACCGCGCAGAAGGTCTTCAAGCTGATCGATATGCTCGAAGATCTGGATGACGTGCAGAACGTCTACCACAACGCCGAAGTTTCCGACGAGATCATGGAACAGCTCGGCTGAGGTAGCCTAGCCCGGATGCAATTGGGGCATATTCCCTGGGTTGCTCGGGTTATGAATGAAGAAGCCGGAAGCGCTGTGCAGCGTTTCCGGTTTTTTTCGTCGTGCGGCGCGACTTTTAACCATGTGTGGCGGATGACGGCGTGCAGGGCGCCCCGTATACTCGCTAACTGGATAAATAGACAGTTGCTGATATGACCTTGATCCTCGGAATCGACCCAGGCTCGCGTATCACCGGTTACGGTGTGGTGCGCGATACCGGGCGTGGCTGCGAATACGTGGCATCGGGCTGCATTCGCACCGGCAACGGGCCGTTGGCCGAGCGCCTGCAGATCGTTTTTCGTGGTGTCAGCGAGGTGATTCGTACGCATGGGCCGGTAACCATGGGCATCGAGCAGGTGTTCATGGCACGCAATGCTGACTCGGCGTTGAAACTTGGTCAGGCTCGCGGCGCGGCAATCGTTGCGGCAGTAGAGGCGGGCCTGGAAGTCAGCGAGTACACCGCCACGCAGGTCAAGCAGGCAGTGGTCGGCACCGGTGCAGCGGACAAGCAGCAGGTGCAGATGATGGTCATGCACCTGCTCAAGTTGGTGCAGAAACCGCAGATCGATGCCTCCGACGCCCTGGGTATCGCCTTGTGCCATGCGCACCACCGACAGAGTCTGATCCCCCATGGGTTGGCCGGCGCCAAGCGGCGCGGCGGTCGTCTCCGTTTATAAAGCAAGTGAAGGAACAAGCCGGTGATCGGACGTTTGCGCGGTAATCTGGCGGAGAAGCAGCCTCCGCATTTGCTTCTGGATGTAAATGGCGTCGGTTATGAGCTGGAAGTGCCGATGACCACCCTTTATCGTCTGCCCTCGGTGGGTGAGCCGGTAACCCTGCATACCCATCTGGTGGTGCGCGAGGACGCGCATCTGCTCTATGGCTTCTTCGAAAAGCGCGAGCGTGAGCTGTTCCGCGAACTGATTCGGCTCAACGGGGTGGGGCCGAAACTGGCTCTGGCCTTGATGTCGGGGTTGGAGGTCGATGAGCTGGTACGTTGCGTGCAGGCTCAAGATACCGCTGCGCTGGTCAAGGTGCCTGGTGTGGGCAAGAAAACCGCCGAGCGTTTGCTGGTCGAGCTCAAGGACAGGTTCAAGGCCTGGGAGTCGATACCGTCCATTGCACCGTTGGTGGTTGAACCTCAGTCTGCCCTGGCAGTCTCAAGCGCGGAGAATGATGCCGTGAGCGCGCTGATTTCCCTGGGATACAAGCCCCAGGAGGCCAGCCGGGCCGTGGCTGCAATCAAGGAAGATGGTTTGAGCAGTGAAGATTTGATACGTCGCGCGTTGCGCGGCATGGCGTGACAAGGTCGATGGAAGTATTGCGATGATCGAAGCCGATCGCCTGATTACCGCCAGCCCGCGTGAGCGCGAGGAGCAACAGGACAGGGCCATTCGCCCCCTGAAGCTGGCCGAATACATCGGCCAGCCGAGCGTGCGTGAGCAGATGGAGCTGTTCATCCAGGCTGCTCGTGGTCGCAAGGAGTCGCTTGACCATACGCTGATCTTCGGCCCGCCCGGTCTCGGCAAGACCACGCTGGCCAATATCATCGCCCAGGAAATGGGCGTTTCGATCAAGAGCACCTCCGGTCCGGTGCTGGAGCGCCCTGGTGATCTGGCTGCGCTGCTGACCAATCTGGAATCCGGCGACGTGTTGTTCGTCGACGAAATCCATCGCCTCTCGCCCATCGTCGAAGAGGTGCTGTACCCGGCCATGGAAGACTTCCAGCTCGACATCATGATCGGCGAAGGCCCGGCGGCCCGCTCGATCAAGCTGGATTTGCCGCCCTTCACCCTGGTTGGCGCCACCACTCGCGCCGGTATGCTGACCAACCCGCTGCGGGATCGTTTCGGCATCGTGCAGCGCCTGGAGTTCTACGGTATCGACGACCTAGCGACCATCGTCACGCGTTCTGCCGGAATCCTCGGCCTGCCCATTGAGGATCAGGGTGCTTACGAGATCGCCCGTCGCGCGCGCGGCACGCCGCGTATCGCCAACCGCCTGTTGCGCCGCGTGCGTGATTTCGCTGAGGTTCGTGGGCGTGGGCACATAACCCGCGAAATCGCCGACCTGGCTCTGAATCTGCTGGATGTCGACGAACGTGGCTTCGATCACTCCGACCGTCGTCTATTGCTGGCCATGATCGAGAAGTTCGACGGTGGGCCGGTCGGTGTCGACAGCCTGGCGGCAGCCATCAGCGAGGAGCGTCATACCATCGAGGACGTGCTCGAGCCCTACCTGATCCAGCAGGGCTACATGATGCGCACACCTCGCGGGCGAGTGGTCACGCGTCATGCCTATCTGCACTTTGGCCTGAACACGCCGAAGCGCTTGGGTGAGCAGCCCAATGCCGATCTTTTTTCAGCAGGTGATGAATGACGAAAAAATTGTTACCAGGCCGGATTGGCAAGCGACAGGCCGGGGACTAGAGTATGCGCGCGCAAAACGGAGTCCAGCCGTTCAGCCATCATTGCCGGGTCTACTACGAAGACACCGATGCGGGTGGCATCGTCTACTACGTCAATTACCTCAAATTTATGGAGCGGGCTCGCACCGAGCGCCTGCGTGAGCTGGGTTATGCCCAGTCGACGCTCGCGGGTGAGGGCCTGTTGTTCGTTGTGCATTCGGCCGAGGCGCGCTACCACGCGCCGGCGCGATTGGACGACGAGCTGGTGATCAGCGCCGATGTGATCGAATTGAACCGTGCCAGCCTGCGTTTTCGTCAACAGGTCAGGCGGGCTGCGGATAATCAACTGCTCTGTGAAGGGCAGTTCCTGGTGGCCTGTGTCGGCGCCGAAAATTTGAAACCCCGGGCCATGCCGCAAACATTGCGCGCAGCCTTTGCCGAGCCCTTGGGCGCGGGTCTATCTGAAGCAGGAGAGTAAGCGTGGAAGCCAACGCCAACGCCGTTGACCATATGTCGATGTGGAGTCTGATCAGTAACGCCAGCTTGCTGGTGCAACTGGTGATGCTGACCCTGGTGGCCGCCTCGGTCATTTCCTGGGTGATGATCTTCCAGCGCAGTAATGCACTGCGTGCAGCAAAGCGTGCCCTGGACAACTTCGAGGATCGCTTCTGGTCCGGTATCGATCTGTCCAAGCTGTATCGCCAGGCGGGCAGCAACCCGGATCCGGATTCGGGTCTGGAGCAGATCTTCCGTGCCGGTTTCAAGGAGTTCTCCCGTCTGCGTCAGCAGCAGGGCGTCGATCCTGACGCAGTGATGGATGGCGTGTCGCGCGCCATGCGTGTAGCCATCTCCCGCGAGGAGGAAAAACTGGAAACCGCATTGCCGTTCCTGGCGACCGTCGGCTCCACCAGCCCCTATATCGGTCTCTTCGGTACCGTCTGGGGCATCATGAACTCCTTCCGTGGTCTGGCTCAGGTACAGCAGGCAACCCTGGCCACCGTAGCGCCGGGTATCGCCGAGGCGCTGATCGCCACGGCCATCGGTCTGTTCGCCGCCATTCCGGCGGTCATCGCCTACAACCGTTTCTCTGCCCGTGGCGAGATGCTGATCGGTCGTTACTACACCTTTGCCGACGAGTTCCAGGCCATCCTGCACCGCAAAGTGCATACCTCGGAAGAATAAGACGCGCGAAGAGGATAGGTTCTAGCCATGGCGAGAATTCGCAAAAGACGTAAGCCGGTAGCCGAGATGAACGTGGTGCCTTACATCGACGTGATGTTGGTACTGCTGGTCATCTTCATGGTCACCGCACCGATGCTCAACCAGGGGGTCAAGGTCGACCTGCCCAAGGTCAGCAGCGAAGCGCTGCCGCAGGACAATGACGCCCAGGTACTGACCATTTCCATCAAGGCCGACAAGACCTACTACTGGAACATGGGCAGCGAGGTCGACGTCGACACCGAGCAGGAGCGTGCCTCCACGCTGCCGCAGATGACTCAGGCGGTAACGGCGATCATTGCCGAGAACCGCCGTCAGGGTAAGCAGGTGCAGGTGTTCGTGCGTGGCGACAAGTCGGTCGACTACGGCACCGTGATGGCGGCCATGGGTGGTCTGCAACAGGCCGACGTGGGTAACGTCGGATTGATTACCGAGGCTCCCTGATGCAGCAGACCGAGCGTTCGCAATCGGAAAGCTACTTCTGGCCCATCGTTTGGGCCGTGGGCCTGCACGTTCTGATGTTCGCCATGTTGTTCGTCAGTTTCGCCTTCACGCCCGAACTGCCTCCGGCGCGCCCGGTGGTACAGGCTACGCTGTACCAACTGCAATCGCAGAGCCAGGCCACCACCCAGACCACGCAGAAGGTGGCGGGTGAGGCGCAGAAAACCTCGGCGCCGCAGTTCGAAACCGAGCGACTGGAACAGAAAAAGGCCGAAGAACAGAAGCTGGCCCAGGCCGAAGAGCAGAAGGTAGCAGCAGCCAAGGCTGCGGAACAAAAGCGTGCCGAGGAGGCTCGAAAGGCCGAGGCAGCCAAGGCTGAAGCCGCGAAGAAAGCCGAGGCAGAGAAAGCTGCCGAGCAGAAGCGTCAGGCCGATATCGCCAAGAAGCGCGCCGAGGAAGAGGCGAAGAAGAAAGCCGCTGAAGAGGCCAAGAAAAAGGCCGCTGCAGAAGAGGCGAAGAAGAAAGCGGCAGCCGCCGAGGCAGCGAAGAAGAAAGCTGCCGAAGACGCCAAGCGCAAGGCTGAAGATGCACGGCGCAAGGCAGCCGAGGATCAGAAGGCGGCAGCGCTGGCTGAGCTGCTGTCGGACAACGTGCAGAACCAGCAGGCGCTGGCCGAGACGCATGGCGATCAGGTGGCGGGTAACCTCGACGATCTGATCATCAAGCTGATCACCGAGAACTGGCAGCGGCCGATGTCGGCGCGTCGGGGCATGAGCGTCGAGTTGCTGATTCAGATGTTGCCCGACGGCACCGTGACCAACGCCAGCGTATCGCGCTCCAGTGGCGATGCGCCGTTCGACAATTCCGCCGTCGCCGCAGTACGTAACGTCGGGCGTATTCCCGAGATGCAACAATTGGATCGCGCTACCTTCGACCGTATGTACAGGCAGCGTCGCGTCATTTTCAAACCGGAGGATTGAGCTCTGTGAATACCCTGATTCGTACCGCCCTGCTGGGGTTGGTGATGCTGGTCGGTAGCGTCCAGGCGGCCGACCCGCTGGTGATTTCCCAAGGTGCTGACCGCGCTACCCCGATCGCCGTCGTGCCGTTCGGCTGGCAGGG
It encodes:
- a CDS encoding SlyX family protein gives rise to the protein MSLEARVMELESRLAFQDDTIQALNDELIEQHKRIERLQLQVMALARRQEEAQGQASIAIDEAPPPHY
- a CDS encoding cold-shock protein, with protein sequence MRSSSSAQTSQPSSQEDRETGTVKWFNTSKGFGFISRDSGEDIFVHFRAIRGEGHRVLIEGQRVEFSVMQRDKGLQAEDVIAAAPSRR
- a CDS encoding GGDEF domain-containing protein, whose translation is MSQPAKPPSIIELYPEETREAAALLKQAVPLMMRHDIPPNPVHYALWYTYSRGSEPELNRRLDKVVEDFDVFPPETASKLFRDYIIRGELEEARAGQQQVIELVDDIEGDVSRNMLGSKNYQQSLTQGLSALQEPIIDDLPSVLNELQESTQLMQDQQEKFLYRLRAAQDEIKHLRSQLERAHLAATLDSLTRVFNRNAFTRLLEQALKESYQGLALVILDIDHFKQFNDQYGHPLGDRVLQHVGQLMRDLLPPRAFAARYGGEEFCVVLRDCHNLAEVLDFAEQLRNKIQALRVKVRRTDQVLDSITASFGCALAEVDDTFESLLTRADDALYQAKRGGRNQVHPITSETMLSA
- a CDS encoding Dps family protein, with the translated sequence MEINIGIAEQDRAAIAEGLSRLLADTYTLYLKTHNFHWNVTGPMFNTLHLMFEGQYTELALAVDAIAERIRALGFPAPGTYAAYARLSSIKEEEGVPSAEDMIKQLVQGQEAVVRTARGIFPLLDKVSDEPTADLLTQRMQVHEKTAWMLRSLLAS
- a CDS encoding HD domain-containing phosphohydrolase, giving the protein MPSPRSADLSSDLLEDFRLDAAEQFPRCEQLLIELERAPKSRERLRELFRLVHTLKGNLGYIDLNTLMPLPQAMEDVLEALRNEQLEFDSLLGDILLLSLDHLRALIDRALGRTNALPSSMQTEQLCQALQALAVAPAAEQGHIRRELLQQMDPNTHLQAPQIPTGSRTDALLARYGIAPHPDLQFFAALTEAAEQRSSYWRGRNLRLLDLALSINALGGQVEKPEQLAAAVCLHDLGMAFLPLELLHKQAHLSRDERRLMQGHPRLASDLLKRMPGWAPAMEIVLQHQENVDGSGYPKGLRELEITPGALILQIVDTFDARTHERAHQTLSKRPLLRAILEINNLAGQQFSAHWVEIFNRALQQNPDLAHGRGPYHDSL
- the aspS gene encoding aspartate--tRNA ligase — encoded protein: MMRSHYCGQLNESLDGQEITLCGWVHRRRDHGGVIFLDIRDREGLAQVVFDPDRADTFAKADRVRSEYVVKITGKVRLRPAGAVNPNMASGAIEVLGYELEVLNEAETPPFPLNEYTDVGEETRLRYRFIDLRRPEMAEKLKLRSRITSSIRRYLDDNGFLDVETPILTRATPEGARDYLVPSRTHAGSFFALPQSPQLFKQLLMVAGFDRYYQIAKCFRDEDLRADRQPEFTQIDIETSFLDEKDIMDITETMVRNLFKEVLDVEFGELPHMTLAEAMRRFGSDKPDLRNPLELVDVEDQLKDVEFKVFAGPANDPKCRVTALRVPGGASMPRKQIDDYTKFVGIYGAKGLAYIKVNERAAGVEGLQSPIVKNIPLDNINVILDRVGAVDGDIVFFGADKAKIVSEALGALRIKLGHDLNLLTCEWAPLWVVDFPMFEENDDGSLTAMHHPFTSPKCTPEELEANPAAALSRAYDMVLNGTELGGGSIRIHDKAMQQTVFRVLGISEDEQQEKFGFLLDALKYGAPPHGGLAFGLDRLVMLMTGAQSIREVIAFPKTQSAACVMTQAPGVVDGKSLRELHIRLREQPKAE
- a CDS encoding YebC/PmpR family DNA-binding transcriptional regulator, yielding MAGHSKWANIKHRKGRQDAKRGKIFTKLIRELTVAAKHGGPIPADNPRLRLAVDKALTNNMSRDVIDRAIARGAGNNEADNVVEFSYEGYAPSGVAIIVEVMTDNRNRTAAEVRHAFTKCGGNLGTDGSVAYMFERKGQISFASVDEDALMEAALEAGADDVEMGEEGAALVSTSFTEFHAVIEALAAAGFKSDEAEIAMIPSISAPITDLETAQKVFKLIDMLEDLDDVQNVYHNAEVSDEIMEQLG
- the ruvC gene encoding crossover junction endodeoxyribonuclease RuvC, which encodes MTLILGIDPGSRITGYGVVRDTGRGCEYVASGCIRTGNGPLAERLQIVFRGVSEVIRTHGPVTMGIEQVFMARNADSALKLGQARGAAIVAAVEAGLEVSEYTATQVKQAVVGTGAADKQQVQMMVMHLLKLVQKPQIDASDALGIALCHAHHRQSLIPHGLAGAKRRGGRLRL
- the ruvA gene encoding Holliday junction branch migration protein RuvA — protein: MIGRLRGNLAEKQPPHLLLDVNGVGYELEVPMTTLYRLPSVGEPVTLHTHLVVREDAHLLYGFFEKRERELFRELIRLNGVGPKLALALMSGLEVDELVRCVQAQDTAALVKVPGVGKKTAERLLVELKDRFKAWESIPSIAPLVVEPQSALAVSSAENDAVSALISLGYKPQEASRAVAAIKEDGLSSEDLIRRALRGMA
- the ruvB gene encoding Holliday junction branch migration DNA helicase RuvB, with amino-acid sequence MIEADRLITASPREREEQQDRAIRPLKLAEYIGQPSVREQMELFIQAARGRKESLDHTLIFGPPGLGKTTLANIIAQEMGVSIKSTSGPVLERPGDLAALLTNLESGDVLFVDEIHRLSPIVEEVLYPAMEDFQLDIMIGEGPAARSIKLDLPPFTLVGATTRAGMLTNPLRDRFGIVQRLEFYGIDDLATIVTRSAGILGLPIEDQGAYEIARRARGTPRIANRLLRRVRDFAEVRGRGHITREIADLALNLLDVDERGFDHSDRRLLLAMIEKFDGGPVGVDSLAAAISEERHTIEDVLEPYLIQQGYMMRTPRGRVVTRHAYLHFGLNTPKRLGEQPNADLFSAGDE
- the ybgC gene encoding tol-pal system-associated acyl-CoA thioesterase, yielding MRAQNGVQPFSHHCRVYYEDTDAGGIVYYVNYLKFMERARTERLRELGYAQSTLAGEGLLFVVHSAEARYHAPARLDDELVISADVIELNRASLRFRQQVRRAADNQLLCEGQFLVACVGAENLKPRAMPQTLRAAFAEPLGAGLSEAGE
- the tolQ gene encoding protein TolQ, which codes for MSMWSLISNASLLVQLVMLTLVAASVISWVMIFQRSNALRAAKRALDNFEDRFWSGIDLSKLYRQAGSNPDPDSGLEQIFRAGFKEFSRLRQQQGVDPDAVMDGVSRAMRVAISREEEKLETALPFLATVGSTSPYIGLFGTVWGIMNSFRGLAQVQQATLATVAPGIAEALIATAIGLFAAIPAVIAYNRFSARGEMLIGRYYTFADEFQAILHRKVHTSEE